One segment of Ascidiaceihabitans donghaensis DNA contains the following:
- the murB gene encoding UDP-N-acetylmuramate dehydrogenase, protein MTEMPQVRGTVTPDRELSDLTWLRVGGPADFLFRPADVEDLSAFLRELPDDVAVFPIGVGSNLIVRDGGIRAVVIRMGRGFNGIEIDGTRVTAGAAALDAHVARKAADAGLDLTFLRTIPGSIGGAVRMNAGCYGSYTADVLVSAQAVLRNGDVVTLTPQDLNFSYRQSDLPKGAVLISATFEAPEGVPEALHARMTDQIAKRDASQPTKDRSAGSTFRNPAGFSSTGQADDVHDLKAWKVIDDAGMRGARKGGAQMSEMHSNFLINADNATAADLEGLGEDVRKKVYDSSGITLEWEIMRVGEK, encoded by the coding sequence ATGACTGAAATGCCACAGGTGCGCGGCACGGTAACGCCCGACCGGGAACTTTCGGATTTGACGTGGTTGCGCGTAGGCGGGCCTGCGGATTTTCTATTTCGCCCAGCGGATGTCGAAGACCTAAGCGCTTTCTTGCGTGAATTGCCCGACGATGTGGCGGTTTTCCCCATAGGTGTAGGCAGCAACCTGATTGTGCGCGACGGCGGCATAAGGGCTGTGGTGATCCGGATGGGGCGCGGGTTCAACGGGATAGAAATTGACGGCACCCGTGTCACAGCGGGCGCTGCGGCACTGGATGCGCATGTGGCCCGTAAGGCTGCGGACGCTGGACTGGATTTGACGTTTTTGCGCACCATTCCGGGCAGTATCGGCGGGGCTGTGCGCATGAATGCGGGGTGCTACGGCAGCTACACTGCAGATGTTCTGGTGTCGGCACAGGCCGTTTTGCGCAACGGTGATGTTGTGACGTTGACACCCCAAGATCTGAATTTTTCCTATCGCCAAAGTGACTTACCCAAAGGTGCTGTGCTGATTTCGGCGACCTTTGAAGCGCCCGAAGGCGTTCCCGAGGCGCTTCATGCGCGTATGACCGATCAAATCGCCAAGCGGGATGCATCCCAACCCACAAAAGACCGAAGCGCTGGCAGCACCTTTCGCAATCCTGCCGGTTTTTCGTCAACGGGGCAGGCGGACGATGTACATGATCTCAAGGCGTGGAAGGTGATTGATGATGCAGGCATGCGCGGCGCACGCAAAGGCGGCGCACAGATGAGCGAGATGCACTCGAATTTTTTGATCAATGCCGACAATGCCACGGCTGCCGATCTGGAAGGATTGGGTGAAGATGTACGAAAAAAGGTTTACGATTCCAGTGGTATCACGCTAGAATGGGAAATTATGCGGGTCGGTGAGAAATAA
- a CDS encoding DUF2484 family protein — protein MSTSLILACLWALIANVLAMTPSKDMHWRNAYILIAIGIPIVGYVTWENGPWVGLLILAAGMSILRWPVIYLGRWVRRLGGKGAS, from the coding sequence ATGAGCACATCCTTAATTCTGGCCTGCCTTTGGGCGTTGATCGCCAATGTTCTGGCCATGACACCCAGTAAAGACATGCACTGGCGCAATGCCTATATCCTGATTGCCATCGGCATCCCGATCGTGGGGTACGTGACATGGGAAAACGGCCCTTGGGTAGGCTTGCTGATATTGGCGGCAGGCATGTCGATCCTGCGCTGGCCCGTGATTTATCTGGGCCGCTGGGTGCGCCGTTTGGGCGGAAAGGGCGCGTCATGA
- a CDS encoding DUF2484 family protein — protein sequence MTLLFACITWVFASVACAMLPMRRQYIPGVILLIAAPVLIVWIGFQVHPLAAVAALAAFVSMFRNPLRYLLARLRGEEPELPK from the coding sequence ATGACCCTTTTGTTCGCGTGTATCACTTGGGTTTTTGCATCGGTTGCATGCGCGATGTTGCCTATGCGCCGTCAATATATACCGGGAGTGATTTTGCTGATCGCGGCCCCGGTTTTGATCGTTTGGATCGGGTTTCAGGTCCATCCGCTTGCCGCTGTCGCGGCGCTTGCTGCTTTTGTGTCGATGTTTCGAAATCCGCTGCGCTATCTTCTGGCGCGGCTTCGGGGGGAAGAACCGGAGTTGCCAAAATGA
- the murC gene encoding UDP-N-acetylmuramate--L-alanine ligase: MNAAATKLPGDVGPIHFVGIGGIGMSGIAEVLLNHGYVVQGSDLKTSKITDRLQTQGALIFEGQRAENIEDAAVVVISSAIKPGNPELDAARARGLPIVRRAEMLAELMRLKSNIAIAGTHGKTTTTTMMAELMVAGKFDPTVVNGGIIHAYGSNARVGLGEWMVVEADESDGTFNRLPATIAIVTNIDPEHMEHWGTEEALHQGFLDFVSNIPFYGVAVCCTDDPDVQSLVGKITDRRVVTYGFNAQADVRAVNLHYKGGVAMFDIALQSEDKVIEGCSLPMPGDHNVSNALSAVAVARHLGMKTDEIREALANFGGVNRRFTKVGEIDGVTIIDDYGHHPVEIAAVLKAARQASEGRVIAVHQPHRFTRLSHHFDEFCACFNDADVVGIAEVFAAGEEPIEGAGRDDLVAGLIRHGHRHARAVNDEADLERLVREQARPGDMVVCLGAGTISTWANGLPDRLMKGAA, encoded by the coding sequence ATGAACGCAGCCGCCACAAAACTGCCCGGAGACGTGGGCCCCATTCATTTCGTTGGCATTGGTGGCATTGGCATGTCGGGCATTGCCGAGGTGCTTTTGAACCATGGATATGTGGTGCAGGGGTCTGATCTGAAAACCTCGAAAATCACCGACCGTTTGCAGACGCAAGGCGCGTTGATCTTTGAGGGTCAGCGGGCCGAGAACATTGAGGATGCGGCCGTGGTGGTCATTTCGTCTGCCATCAAACCGGGCAACCCTGAACTGGACGCGGCCCGTGCGCGCGGCCTTCCTATCGTGCGCCGCGCCGAGATGCTGGCGGAACTGATGCGCTTGAAATCCAATATTGCGATTGCAGGCACCCATGGCAAAACCACAACCACCACAATGATGGCCGAATTGATGGTGGCGGGCAAATTTGATCCCACGGTCGTCAATGGTGGCATCATCCACGCCTATGGTTCGAACGCGCGTGTGGGCCTTGGTGAATGGATGGTGGTTGAAGCGGACGAAAGCGACGGCACGTTCAATCGTTTGCCCGCCACCATCGCCATTGTGACCAACATCGACCCCGAACATATGGAACATTGGGGCACAGAAGAGGCGCTGCATCAGGGGTTCTTGGATTTCGTGTCCAACATTCCGTTTTACGGTGTTGCCGTGTGCTGCACCGATGATCCTGACGTGCAAAGCCTTGTTGGCAAGATCACCGACCGCCGCGTTGTAACGTATGGGTTCAATGCGCAGGCTGACGTGCGGGCCGTGAACCTGCATTACAAAGGCGGCGTTGCGATGTTTGATATAGCGCTGCAATCCGAGGACAAGGTGATAGAGGGCTGTTCTTTGCCCATGCCGGGGGACCACAATGTGTCCAACGCGCTGTCTGCTGTGGCTGTCGCGCGCCATTTGGGCATGAAAACCGATGAAATTCGCGAAGCCTTGGCCAATTTTGGTGGTGTGAACCGAAGATTTACCAAAGTCGGCGAAATAGACGGTGTGACGATTATTGATGATTATGGCCACCACCCGGTTGAGATTGCCGCCGTGTTGAAAGCGGCCCGTCAGGCAAGCGAAGGCCGCGTGATCGCGGTGCATCAACCGCATCGCTTTACGCGCCTTTCGCACCACTTTGACGAATTCTGCGCCTGTTTCAACGACGCGGATGTGGTGGGCATCGCAGAGGTGTTTGCCGCCGGCGAAGAGCCGATTGAAGGGGCAGGGCGCGACGATCTGGTCGCAGGGCTGATCCGCCATGGCCACCGTCATGCGCGCGCCGTGAACGACGAGGCCGATCTTGAACGCCTTGTGCGCGAACAAGCCCGCCCCGGCGATATGGTTGTATGCCTTGGGGCCGGGACGATTTCGACCTGGGCCAACGGCTTACCTGATCGTCTGATGAAGGGGGCTGCGTGA
- a CDS encoding UDP-N-acetylglucosamine--N-acetylmuramyl-(pentapeptide) pyrophosphoryl-undecaprenol N-acetylglucosamine transferase, with protein MNQPLLMIAAGGTGGHMFPAQALAETMLAKGWRVKLSTDARGARYTGGFPHTTEIEQISSATFARGGLAAKALVPFRIAGGVITAAFKMMRDKPDVVVGFGGYPTIPAMAAATLLRKPRMIHEQNGILGRVNKLFAPRVDAVACGTWPTDLAEGIEGVHVGNPVRGAVLERAGAGYIQPGDYPMELLVIGGSQGARILSDVVPPAIAALPMAMLQNIRVSHQARGEDEDRVRSFYAENGINADVQPFFQDVPRRMSEAQLVISRSGASSVADISVIGRPSILVPFAAATGDHQTANARGLVEAGGAILIPENMLTPEALTAQIETVLGTPDAALMMSRAALNAGKPDATEALVHMVETLAQHSHPNKGARA; from the coding sequence ATGAACCAACCTTTGTTGATGATTGCGGCAGGTGGCACGGGCGGACATATGTTTCCGGCCCAGGCGCTGGCCGAGACGATGTTGGCAAAAGGGTGGCGCGTGAAGCTCAGCACCGATGCCCGTGGGGCACGCTATACTGGCGGATTTCCGCACACCACCGAGATTGAACAGATCAGCAGCGCAACCTTCGCACGCGGGGGGCTTGCGGCCAAAGCGTTGGTGCCGTTTCGTATTGCCGGCGGCGTGATCACGGCCGCTTTCAAAATGATGCGGGACAAGCCTGATGTTGTTGTGGGCTTTGGGGGCTATCCGACTATTCCTGCGATGGCGGCGGCGACCCTGTTGCGCAAGCCACGCATGATCCACGAACAAAACGGCATCTTGGGGCGCGTCAACAAGCTGTTTGCGCCGCGTGTCGATGCCGTGGCGTGTGGCACTTGGCCGACGGATTTGGCCGAAGGGATCGAGGGCGTGCATGTGGGGAACCCAGTGCGCGGTGCGGTTCTGGAACGGGCAGGGGCAGGGTATATCCAACCCGGTGACTACCCGATGGAATTGCTGGTGATTGGCGGATCCCAAGGGGCGCGCATTCTGTCGGATGTGGTGCCGCCTGCGATTGCCGCCCTGCCGATGGCGATGTTGCAAAACATTCGTGTCAGCCATCAGGCGCGTGGCGAAGACGAAGACCGTGTGCGCAGCTTTTACGCCGAAAACGGGATAAACGCCGATGTGCAGCCCTTTTTCCAAGACGTGCCGCGCCGCATGTCCGAAGCACAGTTGGTCATCAGCCGTTCAGGCGCATCTTCGGTTGCAGACATATCTGTTATCGGGCGTCCTTCCATTCTGGTGCCTTTTGCGGCGGCGACCGGCGATCATCAAACCGCCAATGCGCGTGGTTTGGTTGAGGCAGGCGGTGCTATTTTGATCCCTGAGAACATGCTGACCCCCGAAGCGTTGACGGCCCAAATCGAAACCGTTCTGGGCACGCCCGATGCAGCCCTGATGATGTCACGCGCCGCGTTAAATGCTGGCAAACCTGACGCCACAGAAGCGCTTGTTCATATGGTTGAAACTCTGGCCCAACACAGCCACCCCAATAAAGGAGCACGCGCATGA
- the ftsW gene encoding putative lipid II flippase FtsW, whose protein sequence is MTEMVYGAVPVQRGEPILPKWWRTIDKWAMSCILILFAVGLLLGLASSPPLAAKNGFEPFHYVQRQAFFGCVALLAMILTSMMTPLVVRRLAVLGFLCAFVALAMLPFFGTDFGKGAVRWYSLGFASVQPSEFLKPGFVVVAAWMLAAGHELNGPPGRTWSFILCVTIVFMLAMQPDFGQACLVLFGWGVMYFVAGAPMLLLVGMAGLVVVAGTVAYANSEHFARRIDGFLSADVDPTTQLGYATNAIREGGLFGVGVGEGQVKWSLPDAHTDFIIAVAAEEYGLIMVMCIIALYAGIVVRSLLRLVRERDPFIRLAGTGLACMFGVQAMINMGVAVRLLPAKGMTLPFVSYGGSSVIASGIALGMLLAFTRSRPQGEISELLGRGRMK, encoded by the coding sequence ATGACTGAAATGGTCTATGGCGCGGTTCCCGTTCAGCGGGGTGAACCGATCCTTCCCAAATGGTGGCGCACAATTGATAAATGGGCGATGTCGTGCATTTTGATCCTGTTTGCTGTGGGGCTTTTGCTTGGGCTGGCCTCGTCTCCGCCACTTGCAGCCAAAAACGGATTTGAACCCTTTCACTACGTGCAGCGCCAAGCGTTTTTTGGCTGTGTTGCGCTGTTGGCGATGATTTTAACGTCTATGATGACGCCTTTGGTTGTGCGACGCCTCGCGGTTCTTGGGTTTTTATGCGCTTTTGTTGCTTTGGCGATGTTGCCGTTCTTTGGTACGGATTTTGGCAAAGGGGCGGTGCGTTGGTATTCGCTTGGCTTTGCGTCGGTGCAACCGTCTGAATTTTTGAAACCCGGTTTTGTGGTTGTGGCGGCTTGGATGTTGGCGGCGGGACACGAATTGAACGGTCCTCCGGGCCGCACATGGTCCTTTATCTTATGCGTGACGATCGTTTTTATGCTCGCGATGCAGCCCGACTTTGGTCAGGCATGTCTGGTGTTGTTTGGCTGGGGCGTGATGTATTTTGTGGCTGGCGCACCCATGCTTTTGCTGGTGGGCATGGCGGGACTGGTTGTTGTTGCAGGGACTGTTGCCTACGCCAATTCGGAACATTTCGCGCGCCGCATTGACGGGTTTTTAAGCGCCGATGTCGATCCCACCACCCAGCTTGGCTATGCCACAAATGCCATTCGTGAAGGTGGTCTGTTTGGTGTGGGGGTGGGCGAAGGTCAGGTGAAGTGGTCGCTGCCGGATGCGCACACAGATTTCATTATTGCGGTCGCTGCCGAAGAATACGGGCTGATCATGGTGATGTGCATCATCGCTTTGTATGCGGGGATTGTGGTGCGATCACTGCTGCGTTTGGTGCGTGAACGTGATCCGTTCATTCGTTTGGCAGGCACCGGATTGGCCTGCATGTTTGGTGTTCAGGCGATGATCAATATGGGCGTCGCTGTGCGTCTGTTGCCCGCCAAAGGCATGACTTTGCCGTTTGTCAGCTACGGTGGATCGTCAGTCATTGCGTCGGGGATTGCCTTGGGTATGCTTCTGGCCTTCACACGGTCGCGTCCGCAGGGCGAGATCAGCGAGCTATTGGGCCGGGGACGTATGAAATGA
- a CDS encoding redoxin domain-containing protein, translated as MQALNTGEVFPTQDVAALGGGRLSLGTPSKGFDWQLLIIYRGLHCPLCVEYLADLEALLPDFHAAGCDVVVASGDPQDKAAKMQSECALSMPIGYGLTTDQMISMGLYVSNPRSPQEADGRAFAEPGLFVIMPEGVLRMVDISNAPFLRPPLANVLRGMKANQSDDYPTRGTFGR; from the coding sequence ATGCAAGCACTGAACACAGGTGAGGTTTTCCCAACACAAGATGTGGCGGCACTGGGTGGAGGCCGGCTTTCACTGGGCACGCCATCAAAGGGTTTTGACTGGCAATTATTGATCATTTACCGTGGGTTACACTGCCCTTTGTGTGTGGAATACTTGGCGGATCTTGAAGCACTTTTACCTGACTTTCATGCCGCAGGCTGTGATGTGGTTGTGGCGTCGGGAGATCCGCAAGACAAAGCGGCGAAAATGCAATCCGAATGCGCACTCAGCATGCCGATCGGGTATGGATTGACGACGGATCAGATGATTTCGATGGGGCTTTATGTGTCAAATCCGCGCTCTCCCCAAGAGGCAGACGGGCGTGCTTTTGCGGAACCCGGGTTGTTCGTGATTATGCCGGAAGGCGTCTTGCGCATGGTGGATATTTCCAATGCGCCATTCCTGCGCCCGCCGCTGGCCAATGTGTTGCGCGGAATGAAAGCGAACCAGTCCGATGATTACCCGACACGTGGTACATTTGGCCGGTAA
- a CDS encoding NAD(P)/FAD-dependent oxidoreductase, producing the protein MQTDTLIIGAGAAGLMCAAHAPGHVLIVDHAKKPGEKIRISGGGRCNFTNMYCEAHAFLSQNPHFAKSALARYTQWDFVELVDSYGIKWHEKTLGQLFCDVSAKDIVAMLLDLCAKNDAEVRLETSVKAIEQNADGYSATLVTGSTQTRLSFKNLVIATGGKSIPKMGATGFAYDVAHQFSIPVTDIRPALVPFTFPENRFTPLAGVALPSRVTAGAGQFDEAMLFTHRGLSGPAVLQASSYWVEGDVITLNIDPANTLMQALRDKRQTSGRKNLTTELATLLPGRLVEFLTDELALSGNLADQSDARLGQICEALQNWQLSPNGTEGYRTAEVTLGGVDTDALSSKTMECKDVPGLYFIGEAVDVTGWLGGYNFQWAWASGMACARSL; encoded by the coding sequence ATGCAAACTGACACGTTGATCATTGGCGCGGGCGCTGCGGGCCTGATGTGTGCGGCCCATGCCCCCGGACACGTGCTGATCGTGGATCACGCCAAAAAACCGGGAGAGAAAATCCGTATTTCTGGCGGGGGGCGCTGTAATTTCACCAACATGTATTGCGAGGCCCACGCCTTTTTGTCGCAAAATCCCCACTTCGCCAAATCGGCGCTGGCGCGGTACACGCAATGGGATTTTGTCGAACTGGTGGACAGCTACGGCATCAAATGGCACGAAAAGACGTTGGGCCAGCTTTTTTGTGACGTTTCTGCCAAAGACATTGTCGCCATGCTGCTGGATCTGTGCGCCAAAAACGACGCTGAGGTCCGGCTTGAAACCAGCGTGAAGGCAATTGAGCAAAATGCCGACGGGTACAGCGCCACGTTGGTGACTGGCAGCACGCAAACGCGTCTCTCCTTCAAGAACCTCGTCATCGCAACAGGCGGCAAATCAATCCCGAAAATGGGGGCCACCGGGTTCGCCTATGATGTGGCGCACCAATTTTCTATCCCTGTGACGGACATCCGTCCTGCCCTTGTGCCTTTTACCTTCCCCGAGAACCGGTTTACGCCGTTGGCTGGCGTCGCTTTGCCGTCCCGCGTAACTGCAGGTGCGGGACAATTCGACGAAGCGATGTTGTTTACGCACCGTGGTCTTTCCGGCCCCGCTGTTTTGCAGGCCTCAAGCTATTGGGTCGAAGGCGATGTCATCACCTTGAACATTGACCCCGCCAACACACTGATGCAGGCGCTGCGCGACAAGCGTCAGACTTCGGGGCGCAAGAACTTGACGACCGAACTGGCCACGTTACTGCCGGGGCGGCTGGTTGAATTTCTAACGGACGAGCTGGCCCTGAGCGGAAACCTTGCCGATCAATCCGACGCACGGCTTGGGCAAATCTGCGAGGCGTTGCAGAACTGGCAGCTGTCCCCCAACGGCACCGAAGGGTATCGCACTGCTGAGGTCACACTGGGTGGCGTCGATACGGATGCGCTGTCGTCCAAGACAATGGAATGCAAAGATGTGCCGGGCCTCTATTTCATTGGCGAAGCGGTGGATGTGACGGGTTGGCTTGGCGGCTACAACTTCCAATGGGCATGGGCCTCGGGCATGGCCTGTGCGCGCAGCCTATGA
- the murD gene encoding UDP-N-acetylmuramoyl-L-alanine--D-glutamate ligase: MITVQGLSGKNVAVLGLGRSGLSAALALVDGGATPICWDDNEAARVAAETHGLTCRDLKKQGAFDDVARLIVSPGIPHLYPAPNPVVSKALAAGVPVDNDIGLFFQSFATSDWNNFDITPQVVAVTGSNGKSTTSALIHHILEHVGRPCQLAGNIGRGVLDIDPPIDGEVVVLELSSYQTELARSLTPDIAVFTNLSPDHLDRHHGMGGYFAAKRRLFSEGGPDRAIVGVDEDEGRFLAGQLSEGPTDDRVMRISVEEKLTGPGWQVFARKGFLSEYRKGRQAASIDLRSVAGLPGAHNHQNACAAYAACRALGLAPKVIEAAFHTFGGLPHRSQTIAEAQGVRYVNDSKATNVDSAAKALQAFKRIRWICGGLQKEGGLEGLNAVSGEVLKAYVIGREAAQFAMQLDAETQVCTTMAEAVAAAIADAEAGDVVLLAPAAASFDQYDSFERRGEDFAAQVVARLSD; this comes from the coding sequence ATGATTACAGTTCAAGGTCTATCGGGTAAAAACGTGGCTGTTCTAGGGCTGGGGCGCTCCGGCCTTTCTGCTGCTCTGGCGCTGGTTGATGGCGGTGCGACACCGATCTGTTGGGATGACAATGAAGCTGCGCGTGTGGCGGCGGAAACGCATGGGTTGACGTGTCGTGACCTTAAAAAGCAAGGTGCTTTTGATGATGTTGCACGGCTGATTGTGTCACCCGGTATCCCCCATCTTTACCCGGCGCCGAACCCCGTTGTGTCCAAAGCCTTGGCGGCTGGTGTGCCTGTCGACAATGACATCGGGCTCTTTTTCCAAAGCTTTGCCACATCGGACTGGAACAATTTCGACATCACCCCGCAAGTGGTCGCTGTGACGGGATCGAATGGTAAATCGACAACCTCAGCATTGATCCACCACATCTTGGAACATGTCGGGCGTCCATGTCAGTTGGCGGGCAACATCGGACGGGGCGTTCTGGATATTGATCCGCCTATTGACGGTGAAGTGGTGGTGCTTGAGCTTTCGTCGTATCAGACTGAATTGGCGCGCAGCCTCACTCCGGACATTGCCGTCTTTACCAACCTGTCCCCCGACCATCTGGACCGGCATCACGGGATGGGCGGGTACTTTGCGGCCAAGCGGCGGTTGTTCTCTGAAGGGGGCCCCGACCGTGCCATTGTCGGTGTGGACGAAGACGAAGGGCGCTTTTTGGCAGGGCAACTGTCCGAAGGGCCAACAGACGACCGTGTCATGCGGATTTCTGTCGAGGAAAAGCTGACAGGGCCGGGGTGGCAGGTCTTTGCACGCAAAGGGTTCTTGTCGGAGTACCGCAAGGGACGACAAGCTGCCTCCATAGATTTGCGCAGCGTTGCGGGATTGCCCGGCGCACACAACCATCAAAATGCCTGTGCGGCCTATGCTGCGTGCCGTGCTTTGGGGTTGGCCCCGAAGGTGATCGAAGCGGCGTTTCATACATTCGGCGGTTTGCCGCACCGCTCACAAACCATCGCCGAGGCGCAGGGCGTGCGTTATGTCAACGACAGCAAAGCCACCAATGTAGACAGCGCGGCCAAGGCGTTGCAGGCGTTTAAGCGCATTCGCTGGATCTGTGGTGGGCTACAAAAGGAAGGCGGGCTTGAGGGGTTGAACGCAGTGTCTGGCGAGGTGCTGAAAGCCTATGTGATCGGACGCGAAGCTGCACAATTTGCCATGCAGCTGGATGCTGAGACCCAAGTGTGCACGACAATGGCCGAGGCCGTTGCGGCTGCGATCGCGGATGCGGAAGCGGGGGATGTTGTTTTGTTGGCACCGGCCGCCGCCAGCTTTGACCAATACGATAGTTTTGAACGCCGCGGCGAAGATTTTGCAGCTCAGGTTGTGGCGCGGCTTTCCGACTAG
- the mraY gene encoding phospho-N-acetylmuramoyl-pentapeptide-transferase — MLYWLTALSDGGDFFNLFRYITFRAGGAFMTALLFGFLFGQPLINVLRRRQGKGQPIRDDGPEGHFAKAGTPTMGGLLIVGALTTSTLLWARLDNPFVWIVLFVTLSFAAIGFADDYAKVSKQTTAGVSGKVRLLLGFLIAGIAAYVAAINHPEALQNQLALPVFKDTLINLGYLFIPFSIIVIVGAANAVNLTDGLDGLAIMPVMIAAGTLGVIAYAVGRVDFTEYLDVHYVPGTGEILIFTAGLFGGGLGFLWYNAPPAAVFMGDTGSLALGGALGAIAVSTKHELVLAIVGGLFVVEAMSVIIQVLYFKRTGKRVFLMAPIHHHYEKKGWAEPQIVIRFWIISLILAMIGLATLKVR, encoded by the coding sequence ATGCTCTATTGGTTGACAGCACTTTCCGATGGGGGGGACTTTTTCAACCTGTTCCGCTACATCACGTTCCGCGCAGGCGGGGCTTTCATGACAGCGCTTTTGTTCGGGTTTCTGTTCGGGCAACCCCTGATCAACGTGCTGCGCCGCCGCCAAGGCAAAGGCCAACCCATTCGCGATGACGGCCCCGAAGGGCATTTTGCAAAAGCAGGTACACCGACCATGGGTGGACTGCTGATTGTGGGCGCTTTGACCACATCCACATTGCTGTGGGCGCGTTTGGACAACCCTTTTGTGTGGATCGTTTTGTTTGTGACGCTCAGCTTTGCCGCCATCGGGTTCGCCGACGACTACGCGAAGGTTTCCAAGCAGACGACGGCGGGTGTTTCGGGCAAAGTCCGTTTGCTTTTGGGGTTCCTTATCGCAGGGATCGCGGCCTATGTCGCAGCCATCAACCACCCGGAGGCGTTGCAAAACCAACTGGCTTTGCCTGTGTTCAAAGACACGCTGATCAACCTTGGCTATTTGTTCATACCGTTTTCGATCATCGTGATCGTTGGGGCTGCGAATGCGGTGAACCTGACGGACGGTCTGGATGGCTTGGCGATTATGCCTGTGATGATTGCAGCAGGGACTTTGGGCGTGATTGCCTATGCAGTGGGGCGCGTGGATTTCACGGAATATCTGGATGTGCACTATGTGCCTGGCACCGGCGAAATCCTGATCTTTACCGCAGGTCTGTTCGGCGGCGGATTAGGCTTTTTGTGGTACAACGCCCCCCCCGCTGCTGTTTTCATGGGAGATACGGGGTCATTGGCTTTGGGCGGGGCCTTGGGCGCGATTGCAGTCAGCACCAAACACGAATTGGTGTTGGCGATCGTCGGCGGCCTGTTCGTGGTTGAGGCAATGTCGGTGATCATACAGGTGCTCTATTTCAAGCGCACAGGCAAACGGGTGTTTTTGATGGCACCCATCCATCACCACTATGAAAAGAAAGGCTGGGCCGAACCACAGATCGTCATCCGGTTTTGGATCATCTCTTTGATCTTGGCAATGATCGGGCTGGCGACGCTGAAGGTACGGTAA